A region of Argentina anserina chromosome 5, drPotAnse1.1, whole genome shotgun sequence DNA encodes the following proteins:
- the LOC126794738 gene encoding mini zinc finger protein 3-like → MKKQQVVVKRDGSSRRSSSSTSSSVVRTVRYGECQKNHAANIGGYAVDGCREFMASGEEGTAEALTCAACGCHRNFHRREVETEVVCEYTPPNNTYQR, encoded by the coding sequence ATGAAGAAACAGCAAGTGGTAGTCAAAAGAGATGGATCGTCCAGGAGGAGCTCAAGCAGCACTTCATCTTCTGTGGTCAGAACAGTGAGGTACGGGGAGTGCCAGAAGAATCACGCAGCAAATATCGGAGGGTACGCGGTGGATGGATGCAGAGAATTCATGGCCAGTGGGGAGGAGGGCACGGCGGAGGCGCTGACATGTGCTGCCTGCGGCTGCCACCGGAACTTTCACCGGAGGGAAGTGGAAACTGAGGTTGTTTGTGAGTATACTCCACCCAATAATACTTATCAACGGTAA
- the LOC126794773 gene encoding gibberellin-regulated protein 6: MAKLICLLLLALLGISVAAETQYHLDSARYGPGSLQSSQCPSQCTRRCSQTQYHKPCMFFCQKCCAKCLCVPPGFYGNKAVCPCYNNWKTKEGGPKCP; this comes from the exons ATGGCTAAGCTTATCTGCCTTCTTCTTCTAGCTCTCCTTGGGATTTCAGTGGCAGCAGAAACCCAGTATCACTTGGACAGT GCAAGGTATGGACCTGGGAGTCTTCAGAGTTCAC AATGCCCATCACAGTGCACAAGGAGATGTAGCCAAACACAGTACCACAAGCCATGCATGTTCTTCTGCCAGAAATGCTGTGCCAAGTGTCTGTGTGTTCCTCCAGGCTTCTATGGCAACAAAGCTGTGTGCCCTTGCTACAACAACTGGAAGACCAAGGAAGGAGGACCCAAGTGCCCTTGA
- the LOC126794076 gene encoding probable arabinosyltransferase ARAD1 → MSAMSEKSRIPSKLISYLITVSVFLVILSSVFLLQSSNTSFIPRSVFELMLVNGTSVYFEPHVKREPTKFPFLSSEVSQVDATKPLERISESACQASNLSEKVGSAERKKMMVCDSRQALLRVFMYELPPEFHFGLLGWKAIENQTWPQNFPPYPGGLNLQHSIEYWLTLDLLSSNNINVVRHCTLVRVHNSREADFIFVPFFSSLSYNRHSKLQEKEKVSVNKRLQDKLVQFLMSQNEWKRKGGKDHLIVAHHPNSMLDARKKLGSAMFVLADFGRYPAEIANLGKDIIAPYRHLVTTVPTSKSATFEERPILMYFRGAIYRKDGGVIRQELYHLLKDEEDVDFTFGSIGGNGVRKATQGMASSKFCLNIAGDTPSSNRLFDAIASHCVPVIVSDEIELPFEDVLDYSQFCIFVRGADAVEKDYLLKLLRGINKDKWSKMWERLKEVVHHFEYQYPSLPGDAVDMIWQAVSRKISSVQFKYHRKKRYDRSRLA, encoded by the exons ATGTCAGCTATGTCAGAAAAGAGTAGGATTCCCTCAAAATTGATCTCCTACTTGATAACAGTTTCCGTGTTCCTTGTAATTTTGTCATCTGTGTTCCTTCTCCAATCTAGCAATACATCTTTCATTCCTAGATCAGTATTTGAGCTTATGCTTGTCAATGGCACATCTGTGTACTTTGAGCCCCATGTGAAAAGGGAACCAACTAAATTTCCTTTCCTCTCTTCTGAGGTTTCCCAAGTAGATGCCACGAAGCCCTTAGAAAGAATAAGTGAGTCAGCTTGTCAGGCTTCCAATCTGAGCGAGAAAGTGGGATCggcagaaagaaagaaaatgatggTCTGTGATTCAAGGCAGGCTCTTTTGAGGGTATTTATGTATGAATTGCCTCCTGAATTTCACTTTGGGTTATTGGGTTGGAAGGCAATAGAGAACCAAACATGGCCACAGAACTTCCCACCTTACCCAGGCGGGCTGAATTTGCAGCACAGTATAGAATATTGGCTCACTCTCGATCTTTTATCATCAAATAACATAAATGTGGTCAGACATTGTACTCTAGTCAGGGTACACAATTCAAGGGAAgctgattttatttttgtgccATTCTTCTCATCTCTGAGTTACAATCGGCATTCTAAGCTTCAAGAGAAGGAGAAAGTCAGTGTCAACAAGAGGTTGCAGGACAAGTTGGTGCAGTTTTTAATGAGCCAGAATGAATGGAAAAGAAAGGGTGGGAAGGATCATTTAATAGTGGCTCATCATCCAAATAGCATGTTGGATGCAAGAAAGAAATTGGGCTCTGCCATGTTCGTGCTTGCAGATTTTGGAAGATATCCTGCTGAAATAGCAAATCTTGGGAAGGATATAATCGCCCCCTACAGACATTTGGTCACGACTGTGCCCACCAGCAAATCAGCCACATTCGAGGAGCGCCCTATACTAATGTATTTTCGAGGAGCAATCTACAGGAAAGAT GGAGGAGTGATTCGCCAAGAATTGTATCATCTTCTCAAAGATGAGGAAGATGTAGACTTCACTTTTGGTAGCATTGGAGGAAATGGTGTTCGCAAGGCAACCCAAGGAATGGCCTCATCAAAATTTTGCCTAAATATAGCTGGTGATACGCCATCCTCAAATCGCTTATTCGATGCCATCGCTAGTCATTGTGTTCCAGTGATAGTCAGTGATGAGATTGAGCTACCTTTTGAAGACGTCTTGGACTACTCACAATTTTGCATATTTGTTCGTGGGGCTGATGCTGTAGAAAAGGATTACCTACTGAAACTTCTTCGAGGAATAAACAAAGACAAGTGGTCCAAAATGTGGGAAAGGTTGAAGGAAGTTGTACATCATTTTGAATATCAGTATCCATCCCTGCCTGGTGATGCTGTTGATATGATTTGGCAGGCAGTTTCTCGCAAGATTTCGTCTGTACAATTTAAATACCACAGAAAGAAGAGATATGACAGGTCTCGACTTGCTTAA